In Sphingobium sp. EP60837, one genomic interval encodes:
- a CDS encoding PrkA family serine protein kinase — MTKSELFSSFTRNFDERRQAEMSIEDYLLGCRNDPLMHASAPERLLAAIGEPEIIDTSRDQRLGRIFMNRTIRRYKSFTNFYGMEATIEHIVSFLRHASQGLEERKQILYLLGPVGGGKSSLAERLKALMETHPIYALKAGDEISPIFESPLALFDAETHGAIIEDNYGIPRRRLTGMISPWARKRLDEFSGDISQFKVIRLMPSRMRQIAVAKTEPGDENNQDISSLVGKVDIRKLEMLSQNDPDAYSYSGGLNRANQGMLEFVEMFKAPIKMLHPLLTATQEGNYIGTENIGAIPFTGIIMAHSNESEWANFKNNKNNEAFIDRIYVIKVPYALQATEERHVYEKLLRESDLSKAPCAPGTLDMLARFSVLTRLREHENSNLYSKMRVYDGEMLREIDPRAKSIQEYRDAAGVDEGMSGTSTRFAFKALSATFNHDSSEIAADPVHLMYVLEGMVRQEQFPAEVEAKYLEFIKGELAPRYAEFIGNEIQKAYLESYNDYGQNLFDRYVAYADAWIEDLDFKDPDTGQLLDREIINQELSKTEKPAGIANPKDFRNEVVKFALRMRASNDGRNPSWTSYEKIREVIEKRMFSQVEDLLPVISFGSKKDGDTASKHDEFVARMVERGYTERQVRRLVEWYIRVKQAG, encoded by the coding sequence GTGACGAAAAGCGAACTGTTTTCGAGCTTCACGCGGAATTTTGACGAACGGCGTCAGGCCGAGATGTCGATTGAGGATTATTTGCTGGGGTGCCGCAATGATCCTCTCATGCACGCATCAGCCCCGGAGCGGCTGCTGGCCGCGATCGGCGAGCCGGAAATCATAGACACTTCGCGCGACCAGCGGCTCGGGCGGATTTTCATGAACCGCACCATCCGGCGCTATAAAAGCTTCACCAATTTCTACGGCATGGAAGCGACGATCGAACATATCGTCAGCTTCCTGCGCCACGCCAGCCAGGGGCTGGAGGAACGCAAGCAAATCCTTTACCTGTTGGGGCCGGTCGGGGGCGGCAAGTCGTCGCTGGCCGAACGGCTCAAGGCTCTGATGGAAACCCATCCCATCTATGCGTTGAAGGCGGGGGACGAGATCAGCCCGATCTTCGAAAGCCCGCTCGCCCTGTTCGACGCGGAAACGCACGGCGCCATTATCGAGGATAATTACGGCATTCCCCGCCGCCGCCTGACCGGCATGATCAGCCCCTGGGCGCGCAAGCGGTTGGACGAGTTTTCCGGCGATATTTCCCAGTTCAAGGTGATCCGCCTGATGCCTTCGCGCATGCGGCAGATCGCTGTTGCGAAGACCGAGCCGGGCGATGAGAACAACCAGGACATCAGCTCGCTGGTCGGCAAGGTCGATATCCGCAAGCTGGAAATGCTCTCGCAGAATGATCCCGACGCCTACAGCTATTCGGGCGGTCTCAACCGCGCGAACCAGGGCATGCTCGAGTTTGTCGAGATGTTCAAGGCGCCCATCAAGATGCTGCATCCGCTGCTCACCGCAACGCAGGAGGGCAATTATATCGGCACCGAGAATATCGGCGCGATCCCCTTTACCGGCATCATCATGGCGCATAGCAATGAATCGGAATGGGCCAACTTCAAGAATAACAAGAATAACGAAGCTTTTATCGACCGCATCTACGTCATTAAAGTGCCCTATGCCTTGCAGGCGACCGAGGAGCGGCATGTTTATGAAAAGCTGCTGCGGGAATCCGACCTGAGCAAAGCGCCCTGTGCGCCGGGCACGCTTGATATGCTGGCGCGCTTCTCGGTGCTGACGCGTCTGCGCGAGCATGAGAACAGCAATCTCTATTCCAAGATGCGCGTATATGATGGCGAAATGCTGCGGGAGATCGATCCGCGCGCCAAGAGCATTCAGGAATATCGCGACGCGGCGGGCGTGGATGAGGGCATGTCAGGCACTTCGACCCGCTTCGCGTTCAAGGCTCTGTCTGCGACCTTCAACCATGACAGCAGCGAGATCGCGGCCGACCCGGTGCACCTCATGTATGTGCTGGAAGGCATGGTGCGGCAGGAGCAGTTCCCGGCCGAGGTGGAAGCCAAATATCTGGAGTTCATCAAGGGCGAACTCGCGCCACGCTACGCCGAGTTCATCGGTAACGAAATCCAGAAGGCCTATCTCGAATCCTATAATGACTATGGCCAGAACCTGTTCGACCGTTATGTCGCCTATGCCGACGCCTGGATCGAGGATCTGGACTTCAAGGACCCGGACACCGGGCAATTGCTCGACCGGGAGATCATCAACCAGGAACTGTCCAAGACCGAAAAGCCCGCGGGCATCGCCAATCCCAAGGATTTCCGCAACGAGGTGGTGAAGTTCGCCCTGCGCATGCGGGCGAGCAATGACGGGCGCAACCCGAGTTGGACCAGTTACGAAAAAATCCGCGAGGTTATCGAAAAGCGGATGTTCAGCCAGGTCGAGGATCTGCTGCCCGTCATCAGCTTCGGTTCGAAGAAAGACGGCGATACCGCGAGCAAGCATGACGAATTCGTCGCTCGCATGGTGGAGCGCGGCTATACCGAGCGGCAGGTCCGCCGCCTCGTGGAATGGTATATAAGGGTCAAGCAGGCCGGATAA
- a CDS encoding YeaH/YhbH family protein, whose amino-acid sequence MHIVDRRLNPGGKSLVNRQRFLRRARAYVSQAVRDSLKDRSIKDLAKEGEITIRRDAIHEPTLHRAGKGGNRERVLPGNREFLEGDRIKRPDGGGGAGSQPGEGEDQDDFRFALSREEFLDLFLDDLELPDMAKKKLVSGKIEGVRRAGYSTLGNPSNLSVPRTMQKAMSRRIALRRPSGRDLSRIEEAIAEIEARTTPLADDAVTLERLREERAHIIRRRNLIAYIDPVDLRFRRFEPVPRPVAQAVMFCLMDVSGSMTAHMKDLAKRFFALLHLFLSRCYEQVDVVFIHHTDRAAEVDEDTFFYSTVTGGTLVSSALDKLIEVVKERYSPSDWNIYVAQASDGDTLASDNARVVSLMQDQILPFCQYFAYLEVGREEFASIEAATSTTGLWDAYAPVSDSHRNFAMRKVSHRREIYPVFRELFQRRGVGERTHA is encoded by the coding sequence ATGCACATAGTCGACAGACGGCTTAATCCCGGGGGCAAAAGCCTGGTCAACCGGCAACGGTTCCTCAGAAGGGCGAGAGCCTATGTCAGCCAGGCGGTCCGCGACAGCCTGAAGGACCGCAGCATCAAGGATCTCGCCAAGGAAGGCGAAATTACGATTCGCCGCGACGCAATCCACGAACCCACCCTTCATCGCGCGGGCAAGGGCGGCAATAGGGAGCGGGTGCTGCCCGGCAATCGCGAATTTTTAGAAGGCGACCGGATCAAACGGCCCGATGGCGGTGGCGGCGCCGGATCACAGCCGGGCGAGGGTGAGGATCAGGATGATTTCCGCTTTGCGCTGAGCCGCGAGGAGTTTCTCGACCTGTTCCTCGACGACCTCGAACTCCCCGACATGGCGAAGAAGAAGCTGGTCTCCGGCAAGATCGAAGGGGTGAGACGCGCGGGCTATTCGACCCTCGGCAATCCTTCCAACCTGTCCGTTCCTCGCACCATGCAAAAGGCGATGTCCCGCCGCATTGCGCTGCGCCGTCCAAGCGGCAGGGACCTTAGCCGCATCGAGGAAGCCATTGCCGAGATCGAAGCGCGCACAACGCCGTTGGCGGACGATGCCGTGACGCTGGAAAGGCTGCGCGAAGAGCGGGCGCACATCATCCGGCGGCGTAATCTTATCGCCTATATCGATCCGGTCGATCTGCGCTTCCGCCGCTTTGAACCTGTGCCCCGGCCGGTGGCGCAGGCGGTGATGTTCTGCCTGATGGATGTGTCGGGCTCCATGACCGCGCATATGAAGGATCTGGCCAAGCGCTTCTTTGCGTTGCTGCACCTGTTCCTGTCGCGTTGTTACGAGCAGGTCGATGTGGTCTTCATCCACCATACCGATCGCGCGGCGGAGGTGGATGAGGATACCTTTTTCTACAGCACCGTGACCGGCGGCACATTGGTGTCGAGCGCGCTCGACAAGCTGATCGAGGTGGTGAAGGAACGCTACAGTCCCAGCGACTGGAACATCTATGTCGCGCAGGCTTCCGACGGCGACACGCTGGCGTCCGACAACGCCCGCGTGGTCAGCTTGATGCAGGACCAAATCCTGCCCTTCTGCCAATATTTCGCTTATCTGGAAGTCGGGCGCGAGGAGTTCGCTTCCATTGAGGCGGCGACGTCCACCACCGGCCTCTGGGACGCTTATGCGCCTGTCAGCGACAGCCACCGCAATTTTGCCATGCGAAAAGTGTCGCACCGCCGCGAAATCTATCCGGTTTTCCGCGAACTGTTCCAGCGACGCGGCGTCGGCGAAAGGACGCACGCTTGA
- a CDS encoding SpoVR family protein, whose translation MTVAFAPAPLFTGSDWDFSLINRIYETVEPIALQEMKLNIYPNQIEIISAEQMLDAYSSIGMPLFYKHWSFGKQFVTNEMLYRKGLRGLAYELVINSDPCINYLMQENSATMQTLVIAHAAFGHNHFFKNNYVFKQWTDAEGILDYLEFAKRYIAQCEERYGQLAVERVLDAAHALMNQGVHRYPRIRPRDMKAEAEREAERQAYRDRIYDDLWRTVPVGAKAASVPRDERRAALGLPQENILYFLEKTGPRLDSWQREILRIVRLIAQYFYPQRQTKAMNEGCATYTHYRIMTILHDRRWITDGAFMEFIQSHTNVVYQPTFDSGHFGGFNPYSLGFGIMSDIERICMDPTPEDRDWFGDIAGSRDPVEVLKDIWANYRDESFVSQFLSPHLIRQWRLFQLLDRESESELRVEAIHDERGYRRIRRALAREYDIARQEPDIQVVDVDLAGDRTLMLEHAVTDGVVLDASDAAMVLQSLANLWGYEVALSEVDAESRKELKNHRCQPQPGWIG comes from the coding sequence TTGACGGTGGCGTTCGCCCCCGCCCCGCTGTTCACCGGCAGCGATTGGGACTTTTCGCTGATCAACCGCATCTATGAGACGGTCGAGCCGATCGCGCTTCAGGAAATGAAGCTCAACATCTATCCCAACCAGATAGAGATCATCAGCGCCGAACAGATGCTGGACGCCTATTCATCGATCGGCATGCCGCTCTTCTACAAACATTGGTCCTTTGGAAAGCAGTTCGTCACCAATGAGATGCTCTATCGCAAGGGGCTACGCGGCCTTGCCTATGAGTTGGTGATCAACAGCGATCCGTGCATCAACTATCTGATGCAGGAAAATAGCGCGACCATGCAAACGCTGGTCATCGCGCATGCGGCGTTCGGGCATAATCATTTCTTCAAGAATAATTATGTCTTCAAACAATGGACCGACGCGGAAGGCATCCTTGATTATCTGGAGTTCGCAAAGCGTTATATCGCGCAATGCGAAGAGCGTTACGGACAATTGGCGGTCGAGCGCGTGCTCGACGCAGCTCATGCGCTCATGAACCAGGGCGTCCATCGCTATCCCCGCATCCGCCCTCGCGACATGAAGGCGGAGGCCGAACGCGAGGCGGAGCGGCAGGCTTATCGCGACCGCATCTATGACGATCTCTGGCGCACTGTGCCGGTGGGGGCCAAGGCGGCATCCGTGCCCCGCGACGAACGTCGCGCCGCGCTGGGCCTGCCGCAGGAAAATATCCTCTATTTCCTGGAAAAGACTGGCCCGCGCCTGGATAGTTGGCAGCGGGAAATCCTGCGCATCGTTCGCCTGATCGCCCAATATTTCTACCCCCAGCGCCAGACCAAGGCAATGAATGAGGGCTGCGCGACCTATACCCATTACCGCATCATGACGATCCTGCATGATCGCCGCTGGATCACTGATGGCGCCTTTATGGAATTCATCCAGTCGCACACGAATGTCGTTTATCAGCCTACTTTCGATTCAGGCCATTTCGGCGGCTTCAATCCCTATTCGCTGGGCTTCGGCATCATGTCCGACATAGAACGGATCTGCATGGACCCGACGCCGGAGGATCGCGACTGGTTCGGCGACATTGCCGGTTCCCGCGATCCGGTCGAGGTGCTGAAGGATATCTGGGCCAATTATCGCGACGAAAGCTTCGTGTCGCAGTTCTTGAGCCCCCACCTGATCCGGCAATGGCGCCTGTTCCAGTTGCTGGACCGGGAAAGCGAGTCGGAATTGCGGGTGGAGGCCATTCATGACGAGCGGGGCTATCGCCGTATCCGCCGCGCGCTCGCACGCGAATATGATATCGCCCGGCAGGAGCCCGATATCCAGGTAGTCGATGTGGATCTGGCGGGTGACCGCACTTTGATGCTGGAACATGCCGTCACGGATGGCGTGGTGCTGGACGCATCTGACGCGGCGATGGTGTTGCAAAGCCTCGCCAATCTATGGGGCTATGAAGTCGCGCTGAGTGAGGTCGATGCGGAGAGCCGCAAGGAGCTGAAAAATCATCGCTGCCAGCCCCAACCAGGCTGGATCGGCTGA
- the cobF gene encoding precorrin-6A synthase (deacetylating) produces MIRLSLIGIGTGNPDHLTRAAIRTMNEADMILLPRKGAAKSDLIDLRRAICAEVLTGGTRIVEFDMPTRADQPAYVEAVIDWHDAIAAIWMKQIAVHLPNGGTLALLVWGDPSLYDSSLRIAERLGPKVEIRVVPGITSIQALTAAHGICLNRLADPVLVTTGRQLREQSWPPGVRDVVVMLDGHCAFQTLEPEGIEIWWGAYLGMEQQALAQGPLAIAGPEIVKRRAALRQRHGWIMDVYLLRLT; encoded by the coding sequence ATGATCCGGCTGTCTTTGATCGGCATAGGGACGGGCAATCCCGACCACCTCACCCGCGCCGCGATCCGCACTATGAACGAGGCGGACATGATCCTGCTGCCGCGCAAGGGAGCGGCTAAGTCCGACCTTATCGACCTGCGCCGAGCAATCTGCGCGGAGGTGCTGACGGGCGGAACGCGCATCGTCGAATTTGACATGCCGACGCGCGCCGACCAGCCCGCCTATGTGGAGGCGGTGATCGACTGGCATGATGCCATTGCCGCAATCTGGATGAAGCAGATCGCCGTGCATCTGCCGAACGGCGGCACGCTGGCGCTGCTCGTTTGGGGAGACCCTTCGCTGTACGACAGCAGCCTGCGGATCGCCGAACGGTTGGGGCCTAAGGTTGAGATCCGGGTCGTTCCGGGGATCACCAGTATCCAGGCGCTGACCGCCGCTCACGGCATCTGCCTTAACCGGCTGGCAGACCCGGTGCTGGTCACGACCGGCAGGCAGTTAAGGGAGCAGAGCTGGCCGCCGGGCGTGCGCGACGTCGTGGTGATGCTGGACGGGCATTGCGCCTTTCAGACGCTGGAGCCCGAAGGCATCGAGATCTGGTGGGGCGCCTATCTGGGCATGGAGCAGCAGGCGCTGGCCCAAGGGCCGCTCGCGATTGCTGGGCCGGAGATTGTGAAGCGGCGCGCAGCCCTGCGGCAGCGGCATGGGTGGATCATGGATGTGTATCTGCTGCGCTTGACCTGA
- a CDS encoding cobyrinate a,c-diamide synthase, giving the protein MTPGILLAAPRSGSGKTVITLGLLRALARGGVRVQPYKCGPDYIDTGYHQLASGRAAFNLDSWAMDTALLQSLAGEAASAELALAEGVMGLFDGAPVKGASGNGSSADIAAALGWPVILVIDVSGQSQSAAALAHGFRAMRPDVRVAGVILNHVASPRHEAMIREAMEAIALPVLGAVPRSAVLALPERHLGLVQVGEHVEADKAIEAIADMVEAHVDLSAVRGLAGALSSAPPLCHRWRPPGQRIALAQDAAFSFTYVHMVAGWRAAGAEILPFSPLADEAPDAQADAIWLPGGYPELHAPGLAHAARFLEGMRRHARDRPVHGECGGYMVLGQAIIDAQGQTHAMAGLLGLVSSFAERRLQLGYRNARLLSPMGGYDAGADLRGHEFHYSTIVEQPDEVLAHVTDAKGDPVASGGSRKGCVTGSFFHLIAGAA; this is encoded by the coding sequence ATGACGCCGGGCATCCTTCTAGCCGCGCCGCGATCCGGTTCGGGCAAGACGGTCATCACGCTTGGTCTTTTACGGGCGCTGGCGCGGGGAGGCGTCCGGGTACAGCCCTATAAGTGTGGGCCGGACTATATCGACACGGGCTATCATCAATTGGCGAGCGGGCGGGCGGCGTTCAATCTCGATAGCTGGGCGATGGATACGGCCCTGCTCCAAAGCCTTGCCGGGGAAGCCGCGTCCGCCGAACTGGCGCTGGCCGAGGGCGTCATGGGCCTGTTCGACGGTGCACCTGTAAAGGGCGCCAGTGGAAATGGCAGCAGTGCCGACATAGCCGCAGCCCTTGGCTGGCCGGTCATTCTGGTCATCGACGTGTCGGGCCAGAGCCAGTCAGCCGCAGCGCTTGCCCATGGCTTTCGCGCGATGCGCCCGGATGTGCGGGTTGCGGGCGTGATCCTGAACCACGTCGCCAGTCCGCGTCACGAAGCGATGATCCGTGAGGCGATGGAGGCGATCGCGCTGCCGGTGCTGGGCGCGGTGCCTCGGTCAGCCGTGCTGGCGTTGCCGGAGCGGCATCTGGGGCTTGTGCAGGTGGGGGAGCATGTGGAGGCGGATAAGGCGATCGAGGCCATTGCGGACATGGTGGAGGCTCATGTGGACCTATCCGCTGTGCGTGGGTTGGCGGGCGCGCTGTCCTCGGCCCCGCCGCTGTGTCATCGCTGGCGGCCGCCGGGGCAGCGCATCGCTTTGGCGCAGGACGCCGCCTTTTCCTTCACCTATGTCCATATGGTTGCGGGTTGGCGGGCGGCGGGGGCGGAGATATTGCCCTTCTCGCCGCTGGCTGACGAAGCGCCCGACGCGCAGGCCGATGCAATTTGGCTGCCTGGCGGCTATCCTGAGCTGCACGCGCCGGGCCTTGCGCATGCGGCTCGCTTTCTCGAAGGCATGCGGCGGCACGCTCGCGATCGGCCGGTTCATGGCGAATGTGGCGGCTATATGGTGCTGGGGCAGGCCATTATCGACGCACAGGGACAGACGCATGCAATGGCTGGGTTGCTCGGGCTCGTGAGCAGCTTTGCGGAACGGAGACTGCAGCTTGGCTATCGCAACGCGCGTTTGCTTTCACCCATGGGCGGTTATGATGCAGGGGCGGATTTGCGGGGCCATGAATTTCATTATTCCACCATCGTCGAGCAGCCTGACGAAGTGCTCGCCCATGTGACCGATGCGAAGGGGGATCCCGTCGCTTCAGGTGGATCACGCAAGGGGTGCGTGACGGGCAGCTTCTTCCACCTCATCGCTGGCGCCGCATGA
- the cobM gene encoding precorrin-4 C(11)-methyltransferase: protein MTVHFIGAGPGAPDLLTLRGRDLIAASPVCLYAGSLIPRAVLDHCPPGARMVNSAPLTLDEIIAIIAEADAAGQDVARLHSGDLSVWSAMGEQIRRLKALGIGYTVTPGVPSFAAAAAALGTELTLPGLGQSLVLTRTPGRASAMPSGETLAAFGATGATLAVHLSIHNIAAVVDDLSPLYGAECPAAIVWRASWPDERIERGTLSTIAEQATGGPERTALILVGPVLGDADFTESQLYAPGYDRRFRPSSADSRFAETEE, encoded by the coding sequence ATGACCGTCCACTTCATCGGCGCAGGACCAGGCGCGCCCGACCTGCTGACCCTGCGCGGTCGTGACTTGATCGCCGCATCGCCTGTCTGCCTCTATGCCGGGTCGCTCATACCGCGCGCGGTGCTCGACCATTGCCCGCCGGGCGCGCGGATGGTGAACAGCGCCCCGCTGACGCTGGACGAGATCATCGCAATCATCGCGGAAGCCGATGCTGCGGGGCAGGATGTTGCACGGCTTCATTCGGGCGACCTGTCGGTCTGGTCGGCGATGGGGGAGCAGATACGAAGGCTGAAGGCGCTCGGGATCGGCTATACGGTTACGCCAGGCGTCCCCTCCTTTGCGGCTGCTGCGGCGGCGCTCGGAACGGAATTGACCTTGCCCGGACTGGGGCAATCGCTCGTGCTCACGCGGACACCGGGGCGCGCGAGCGCAATGCCTTCGGGTGAGACGCTGGCGGCATTCGGCGCTACCGGGGCGACGCTGGCCGTCCATCTGTCGATCCACAATATCGCGGCGGTCGTCGATGATCTGTCGCCGCTCTATGGCGCGGAATGTCCAGCGGCGATCGTGTGGCGGGCGAGTTGGCCTGATGAGCGGATCGAACGGGGCACGCTTTCGACGATTGCCGAACAGGCTACGGGCGGGCCGGAACGCACGGCGCTGATCCTGGTGGGGCCTGTGCTGGGCGACGCGGACTTTACCGAAAGCCAGCTTTATGCACCTGGCTATGACAGGCGCTTCCGCCCCTCATCGGCGGACTCGCGCTTCGCCGAGACCGAGGAATGA
- a CDS encoding cobalamin biosynthesis protein, whose protein sequence is MERYAVIVAGFGCHSGADEAALRAALAAHGVAVAAVATLNHKAALLAPLANALGVPLILFAPDDIRAVKTRTQSAASLATYGAGSVAEAVALAAAGQHAKLIATRIISPDGQATCALAQGVSA, encoded by the coding sequence ATGGAGCGTTACGCTGTGATCGTCGCGGGCTTTGGCTGTCACAGCGGGGCGGATGAAGCGGCTTTGCGGGCCGCGCTGGCGGCTCATGGCGTTGCCGTGGCGGCCGTCGCGACGCTGAACCATAAGGCGGCATTGCTCGCGCCGCTGGCCAACGCGCTGGGGGTGCCGCTTATTCTCTTCGCGCCTGATGACATTAGGGCCGTGAAGACGCGCACGCAATCCGCCGCCAGCCTGGCGACTTACGGGGCCGGCAGCGTAGCCGAAGCGGTAGCGCTGGCTGCAGCCGGACAGCACGCCAAGCTGATCGCCACCCGCATCATATCACCCGATGGGCAGGCGACATGCGCACTCGCCCAAGGAGTTTCCGCATGA
- a CDS encoding bifunctional cobalt-precorrin-7 (C(5))-methyltransferase/cobalt-precorrin-6B (C(15))-methyltransferase: MAAESPWLTIIGIGEDGAAGLSSAAHAALEQARIVTGAPRQLALLPPLKAELLTWPVPFDDGVAPLLARRGEPVVLLASGDPFWFGAGASIARHLDPSEWIGLPAPSSFSIAAARLGWSLQDVVCHGLHAAPLARLRRDLVPGGRAILLLRDGAAVGELATYLVEAGFGASTLYVMESLGGPRERIRAVRADAYAWDNVAHPVAAGIAMAGDGEVMPRASGIADSWFEHDGQITKRPVRALTLSALAPLPGETLWDIGAGSGSVAIEWLLCGPRMQAIAFEADPVRAARGRANAARLGGDRLSVIEGRAPAILEGRKRPNAIFVGGGLSEALLEAILGLPGERTRLVANAVTLESEALLAQWQARLGGELLRIEMASAAPLGTRRGWKASYPLVQWSVTL; encoded by the coding sequence ATGGCGGCTGAGAGTCCCTGGCTGACGATCATCGGCATTGGCGAGGATGGAGCGGCGGGCCTGTCCAGCGCCGCCCACGCCGCGCTGGAGCAGGCGCGCATCGTCACCGGCGCGCCGCGCCAGCTGGCGCTTCTGCCTCCCCTTAAGGCGGAACTTTTGACGTGGCCAGTACCCTTTGACGATGGTGTTGCGCCGCTGCTCGCCCGGCGGGGAGAGCCGGTGGTGCTGCTGGCGTCGGGTGACCCTTTCTGGTTCGGAGCGGGAGCCAGCATCGCCCGGCATCTCGATCCCAGTGAGTGGATCGGCCTTCCCGCGCCGTCCAGCTTTTCGATCGCCGCCGCGCGGCTGGGCTGGTCGTTGCAGGATGTCGTCTGCCATGGCCTTCATGCCGCACCGCTGGCCCGGCTGCGGCGCGATCTTGTGCCCGGCGGCCGAGCGATCCTGCTGCTGCGCGACGGGGCGGCGGTGGGCGAGCTTGCGACCTATCTCGTTGAGGCGGGTTTCGGCGCGTCCACCCTCTATGTCATGGAATCGCTTGGCGGGCCGCGTGAACGCATCCGCGCCGTGCGAGCGGATGCCTATGCGTGGGATAATGTTGCCCATCCGGTGGCGGCGGGGATTGCGATGGCGGGTGACGGCGAGGTCATGCCGCGCGCCAGCGGCATTGCCGACAGCTGGTTCGAGCATGATGGCCAGATCACAAAGCGGCCGGTTCGCGCGCTGACACTGTCGGCGCTCGCACCGCTTCCGGGAGAGACGCTGTGGGACATCGGCGCTGGGTCGGGATCGGTCGCAATCGAATGGTTGCTCTGCGGTCCTCGTATGCAGGCGATCGCCTTTGAGGCTGATCCGGTTCGCGCCGCGCGCGGCCGCGCCAATGCGGCGCGGCTGGGCGGCGATCGCTTGTCGGTGATCGAGGGCAGGGCGCCAGCCATATTGGAGGGCCGCAAACGGCCCAATGCAATCTTTGTCGGCGGGGGCTTGAGCGAGGCGCTGTTGGAGGCGATCCTTGGCCTGCCGGGCGAGCGGACGCGTTTGGTCGCCAACGCCGTCACGCTGGAATCCGAGGCGCTGCTGGCCCAGTGGCAGGCGCGTCTGGGCGGCGAGTTGCTGCGCATCGAGATGGCCAGCGCCGCGCCACTTGGCACGCGGCGGGGCTGGAAAGCCTCCTATCCGCTGGTGCAATGGAGCGTTACGCTGTGA
- a CDS encoding cobalt-precorrin-6A reductase, producing the protein MRNILILGGTTEASAVAKALADRGDRAVLSYAGRTGNPRPQPVPMRVGGFGGVAGLAAYLEREAVTHLIDATHPFAATMSAHAAEAAQQAGIAHIMLTRPAWKAGKGDRWTHVPDIASAVDALAEEPRRVMLALGRMHVAAFAAQPQHHYLLRFVDAPHVPPALPRHHLVVDRGPFTLEGDLALMRAQRIDLIVAKNAGGEGARAKLDAARALGLPVIMIHRPPLPQTQVVHGIGEVLAWIDHSVQRGV; encoded by the coding sequence ATGCGCAACATCCTCATCCTGGGCGGCACGACGGAGGCCAGCGCGGTCGCAAAGGCGCTGGCGGATCGCGGCGATCGCGCGGTGCTGAGCTATGCCGGACGCACCGGCAATCCCCGCCCGCAGCCGGTCCCTATGCGCGTCGGCGGCTTTGGCGGCGTCGCGGGTCTCGCCGCCTATCTGGAGCGGGAGGCAGTCACGCATCTCATCGACGCGACCCACCCCTTTGCCGCTACCATGAGCGCCCATGCAGCGGAGGCGGCGCAACAGGCGGGCATCGCGCACATCATGCTGACCCGCCCTGCCTGGAAAGCGGGAAAGGGCGACCGCTGGACTCATGTTCCCGACATCGCCAGCGCCGTGGATGCGCTGGCGGAAGAGCCACGGCGCGTCATGCTGGCGCTCGGCCGGATGCATGTGGCGGCCTTCGCCGCCCAGCCGCAGCATCATTATCTGCTTCGTTTCGTCGATGCCCCGCACGTGCCGCCAGCGCTGCCTCGCCATCATCTGGTGGTGGATCGCGGCCCCTTCACGCTGGAGGGAGATCTCGCGCTGATGCGCGCGCAGCGGATCGACCTGATCGTCGCCAAGAATGCGGGTGGAGAAGGCGCGCGGGCGAAGCTGGACGCGGCGCGGGCGCTCGGCCTGCCGGTCATCATGATCCACCGGCCGCCCCTGCCCCAAACGCAGGTGGTACACGGCATCGGCGAAGTGCTCGCGTGGATCGATCATTCGGTCCAACGCGGGGTGTAG
- the cobJ gene encoding precorrin-3B C(17)-methyltransferase: MSGWVAVAGLGPGADELVTPEVMQALAEATDLIGYFPYVARVADRPGLVRHGSDNRVELERAAHALELAAAGKQVVVASSGDPGVFAMASALFEALEAGPAEWRLLDIRILPGITAMLAAAARAGSPLGHDFCAINLSDNLKPWALIERRLRLAAQADFAMAFYNPRSKARPEGFARALDILRQECGPDRLILFARAVSTPEEELRVVRLGDAGAEMADMRTMVILGSSHSRLIERPGSPILYTPRWTE, translated from the coding sequence ATGAGCGGATGGGTGGCGGTGGCGGGGCTCGGACCCGGCGCGGACGAACTTGTCACGCCCGAAGTGATGCAAGCTTTGGCCGAAGCGACGGATCTTATCGGCTATTTCCCCTATGTCGCGCGAGTCGCCGACCGGCCCGGTCTTGTCCGCCATGGTTCCGACAATCGGGTGGAACTGGAGCGCGCCGCCCATGCGCTGGAACTGGCCGCGGCGGGGAAGCAGGTCGTGGTGGCGTCATCGGGCGATCCGGGCGTTTTTGCGATGGCCTCTGCCCTATTCGAGGCGCTGGAGGCGGGTCCCGCAGAGTGGCGCTTGCTGGACATACGCATCCTGCCCGGCATCACCGCCATGCTCGCCGCCGCCGCGCGCGCGGGCTCGCCGCTGGGCCATGATTTCTGCGCCATCAACCTGTCGGACAATCTGAAGCCCTGGGCGCTGATCGAACGGCGCCTGCGCCTCGCAGCGCAAGCCGATTTCGCCATGGCCTTCTACAATCCCCGGTCGAAGGCGCGGCCCGAGGGGTTTGCCCGCGCGCTCGACATCCTGAGACAGGAGTGCGGACCTGACCGGCTGATCCTGTTTGCGCGCGCCGTTTCCACGCCTGAGGAAGAGTTGCGCGTTGTCCGTCTGGGTGACGCCGGGGCCGAGATGGCGGATATGCGCACGATGGTCATATTGGGGTCGAGCCACAGCCGGCTGATCGAACGGCCCGGCTCCCCTATCCTCTACACCCCGCGTTGGACCGAATGA